A window of Synechococcus sp. MEDNS5 contains these coding sequences:
- the era gene encoding GTPase Era: protein MQVTPLAEGHRSGFVALIGRPNVGKSTLVNQLVGDKVAITSPVAQTTRNRLRAILTTAEAQLILVDTPGIHKPHHLLGERLVQSARSAIGEVDQVLLLLEGCEPPGRGDAFIVNLLRQQRLPVQVVLNKWDQVPTERRPEADAAYRDLLAESGWPIHHCCALTGEGCPELVQAVSALMPEGPQLYPPEMVSDQPERLLMAELIREQVLLLTREEVPHSVAVSIDRVEEMPSKGKGSGRTAVLATVLVERKSQKGILIGKGGAMLKTIGQGARLQMQTLIDGPVYLELFVKVVPDWRSKPQRLAELGYAEEGR, encoded by the coding sequence ATGCAAGTCACTCCTTTGGCGGAGGGTCACCGCTCCGGCTTTGTGGCCCTGATCGGGCGTCCCAATGTCGGTAAGTCCACGCTGGTCAATCAGCTGGTGGGCGACAAGGTGGCGATCACGTCTCCGGTGGCCCAGACAACCCGCAACCGCCTGCGCGCGATCCTCACCACAGCGGAGGCTCAACTGATCCTGGTGGATACTCCGGGGATCCACAAGCCCCACCATCTGCTCGGAGAACGCCTGGTGCAGAGCGCCAGGTCGGCCATTGGTGAAGTGGACCAGGTGCTTCTGTTGCTTGAGGGATGCGAACCCCCGGGCAGAGGGGATGCCTTCATCGTCAATCTCCTGCGCCAGCAACGGCTGCCGGTGCAGGTTGTGCTCAATAAATGGGATCAGGTCCCCACGGAGCGACGACCGGAGGCGGATGCTGCTTACCGCGATCTGCTGGCGGAGTCGGGGTGGCCCATCCACCATTGCTGTGCGCTCACGGGTGAAGGTTGCCCTGAGCTTGTGCAGGCCGTCAGTGCCCTGATGCCGGAGGGCCCTCAGCTCTATCCGCCGGAGATGGTCAGTGACCAGCCGGAACGGCTGTTGATGGCCGAACTGATTCGTGAGCAGGTGCTGCTTCTTACCCGGGAGGAGGTGCCCCACAGTGTTGCGGTCAGCATCGACAGGGTGGAGGAGATGCCATCCAAAGGGAAGGGATCGGGCCGGACTGCGGTGTTGGCCACCGTGCTTGTGGAACGCAAGAGTCAGAAGGGAATTTTGATCGGAAAGGGTGGCGCCATGCTCAAGACCATCGGCCAGGGAGCGCGCTTGCAGATGCAAACCCTGATTGATGGTCCGGTGTACCTGGAGTTATTCGTGAAGGTGGTCCCCGATTGGCGCAGTAAGCCGCAGCGGCTGGCGGAGCTGGGGTACGCCGAAGAGGGCCGCTGA
- a CDS encoding phycobiliprotein lyase — translation MDETAFPPADLEAFLQLCAGRWMSLRSRFDLEGAEDQWHASDRGEVTVKAARQDSAWTLTVEAADGASSELLFAANGELMLRSQASQRQGAWQFRPDASVELEVMEGDTRVLERIWFIKPNLRLRSTTATAAEGTPVQARFCSEIRRVSPPQP, via the coding sequence ATGGATGAAACCGCTTTTCCCCCAGCCGATCTGGAAGCCTTTCTGCAGTTGTGTGCAGGCCGTTGGATGAGTCTGCGCAGTCGGTTTGATCTGGAGGGTGCCGAGGACCAATGGCATGCCAGCGACCGTGGTGAGGTCACGGTGAAGGCGGCGCGCCAGGATTCAGCCTGGACGCTCACGGTGGAGGCGGCGGATGGCGCGTCCAGTGAGCTTCTGTTTGCAGCGAATGGTGAGTTGATGCTGCGCTCGCAGGCCTCACAACGCCAGGGGGCCTGGCAGTTCCGTCCCGACGCCAGTGTGGAACTGGAGGTGATGGAAGGCGACACCCGAGTGCTTGAGCGCATCTGGTTCATCAAGCCCAACCTGCGGTTGCGCAGCACCACTGCCACGGCGGCGGAGGGAACCCCCGTTCAAGCCCGTTTCTGCTCCGAGATTCGGCGCGTGTCACCGCCCCAGCCCTGA
- a CDS encoding SulP family inorganic anion transporter, protein MRLASLTPGLVALRGYRPTQDLFRDLFAGLSVAAVALPVSIAYAELAGLDPVTGLYASILPLLAYALFGTSRQLMVNPDAATCAMIAAAVTPLAGGNPGLYAAMVPVLTLFTGLFCILASLFRLGVLADFLSRPILIGFLNGIALSIFLGQVGKLLGFSVDSGGIIPRLLEILQKLPQTHGPTVLVGLFSFGVLLLSQRLLPRIPAALLVLVLGAGAVWLLDLTSLNVAVLAPVQAGLPPLRLPSAPLKVLPSLAGSSAGVALVLFTSGTITCRSFASRGGYRIDIDRELVAYGIANVASALSGGFAVTGADSRTAMAVTSGGRSQVTGLVAAAALAAILLWFTGPMQFVPLAALGAVLMLAAYSLFDLASLKRLWTLDRKEFALSLITSLGVVTLGAINGILIAVALAVIRFVKHTARPRVELLGRVKGLQGFHSLQTHPDGKGRPGLLLFRFNAPLVFFNADHFLEQSRRAVAEANPKPQWFVVDAIPMDRIDISGVNALQQLNQFLASKEIRLVLAGRRTELLQALNAMGMDSNTIEPWLFPTLHQAVRAFRMNPGQPGI, encoded by the coding sequence ATGCGACTCGCCTCTTTAACCCCAGGCCTTGTTGCCCTGCGGGGCTATCGCCCCACTCAGGATCTGTTCCGCGATCTGTTTGCAGGCCTTTCGGTGGCAGCAGTGGCTCTTCCGGTGTCGATCGCCTACGCCGAACTGGCCGGGCTCGATCCCGTGACCGGTCTCTACGCCAGCATTCTCCCGTTGCTGGCCTATGCCCTGTTCGGCACGTCCAGGCAGCTGATGGTCAATCCTGACGCCGCCACCTGCGCCATGATCGCGGCAGCGGTGACCCCTCTGGCAGGAGGGAATCCGGGGCTGTATGCCGCGATGGTGCCGGTGCTCACCCTGTTCACCGGCCTCTTCTGCATCCTGGCCAGCCTGTTTCGCCTTGGCGTGCTGGCCGACTTCCTCTCCCGCCCGATCCTGATCGGATTTCTCAACGGAATCGCCCTCAGCATTTTCCTGGGCCAGGTCGGCAAGCTGCTGGGTTTCTCGGTGGACAGCGGAGGAATCATTCCAAGGCTGCTGGAGATCCTCCAGAAACTGCCGCAGACCCATGGACCCACCGTCCTGGTGGGACTGTTCAGCTTTGGCGTCCTGCTGCTGAGTCAGCGCCTGCTCCCGCGCATCCCCGCCGCCCTGCTGGTGCTCGTGCTTGGAGCAGGTGCCGTCTGGTTGCTGGATCTCACCAGCTTGAACGTGGCGGTGCTGGCCCCGGTGCAAGCAGGCCTGCCGCCCCTGAGGCTGCCTTCGGCCCCGCTGAAAGTCCTTCCGTCCCTGGCTGGATCGTCAGCCGGTGTGGCCCTGGTGTTGTTCACCAGCGGCACGATCACCTGCCGGAGCTTCGCCTCTCGCGGCGGATACCGCATCGATATAGACCGTGAACTGGTGGCCTACGGGATTGCCAACGTGGCTTCGGCCCTATCCGGCGGTTTTGCCGTCACCGGAGCCGATTCGCGCACGGCCATGGCTGTGACCAGTGGGGGGCGAAGCCAGGTGACAGGTCTGGTGGCGGCAGCAGCTTTGGCAGCGATCCTGCTGTGGTTCACCGGGCCGATGCAATTCGTGCCGCTAGCGGCCCTCGGGGCGGTGTTGATGCTGGCGGCTTACTCCCTGTTTGATCTGGCCAGCCTGAAGCGTCTCTGGACTCTGGATCGCAAGGAATTCGCCCTGTCCTTGATCACATCCCTGGGGGTGGTGACCCTAGGAGCGATTAACGGAATCCTGATCGCCGTGGCGCTCGCGGTCATCCGTTTTGTGAAACACACGGCCCGCCCCCGTGTGGAGCTGCTCGGGCGGGTGAAAGGACTTCAGGGATTCCATTCCCTGCAGACCCATCCGGATGGGAAGGGACGTCCTGGACTGCTGCTGTTCCGCTTCAACGCACCACTGGTGTTCTTCAATGCCGACCACTTTCTGGAGCAATCCCGCCGAGCCGTTGCAGAAGCGAATCCGAAGCCGCAGTGGTTCGTGGTCGATGCCATCCCGATGGATCGCATCGACATCAGTGGCGTGAACGCCCTCCAACAGCTCAATCAATTCCTGGCCTCCAAGGAAATCCGCCTGGTGCTCGCCGGACGCCGCACCGAATTACTGCAGGCATTGAACGCCATGGGCATGGACAGCAACACCATCGAGCCCTGGCTGTTCCCCACGTTGCATCAAGCCGTCAGAGCCTTCCGGATGAATCCTGGTCAGCCAGGGATATAG
- the trmD gene encoding tRNA (guanosine(37)-N1)-methyltransferase TrmD: protein MAPYRLDVVTLAPQAFAPLGELGVIGRAFNAGRAELVLHNPRDRATDRYRKVDDEPYGGGAGMVLKPEPVFAAFDAIPVCGRRRVLLMTPQGRPLQQADLQRWATDHDQLVLLCGHYEGFDERIRSLADEEVSLGDFVLTGGELPAMTIINGVVRLLPGTVGSAESLVEESHSDGLLEHPHYTRPAEFRGMGVPEVLRSGDHGAIARWRQQQREQRTAARRPDLMQRWQQRVGTDNESENRA from the coding sequence ATGGCTCCGTACCGGCTGGACGTCGTGACCCTGGCTCCGCAGGCCTTCGCGCCTCTGGGCGAGCTGGGGGTGATCGGGCGTGCTTTTAACGCTGGTCGCGCGGAGCTGGTTCTCCACAATCCGCGCGATCGCGCCACCGATCGCTATCGCAAGGTCGACGATGAGCCCTATGGCGGCGGCGCGGGGATGGTGCTCAAGCCTGAGCCGGTGTTTGCGGCCTTCGACGCGATTCCTGTTTGCGGGCGCCGCCGGGTGCTGTTGATGACGCCCCAGGGACGTCCGTTGCAGCAAGCCGATCTGCAGCGTTGGGCCACTGATCATGATCAGCTCGTGCTGCTCTGCGGCCATTACGAGGGATTTGACGAGCGCATTCGCTCCCTCGCAGATGAGGAAGTGTCGCTCGGCGATTTTGTGCTCACCGGCGGTGAGTTGCCAGCCATGACCATCATCAACGGTGTGGTGCGCCTGCTGCCGGGGACGGTCGGCAGCGCTGAATCGCTAGTGGAGGAAAGCCACAGCGATGGCCTGCTGGAGCACCCGCACTACACCCGTCCAGCCGAGTTTCGAGGGATGGGGGTGCCCGAGGTGTTGCGCAGCGGGGATCACGGTGCCATTGCCCGCTGGCGTCAGCAGCAGCGGGAGCAGCGAACGGCGGCGCGCCGACCGGATCTGA
- a CDS encoding ARC6/PARC6 family protein, with product MGKTPDTVYSLQPTVSLLVDLPIDHFRLLGVSPTAEAEMVLRTLQLRLDRTPDQGFTHDALTQRAELLRLSADLLSDPVRRREYEATLLELGRDHPGETAGLELASNREVAGLMLLWEAHAPHETFQMARQALQPPQAPALGSGRESDLSLLAALACRDAAFQDSEQRRYESAANLLQEGLQLLQRMGKLPDQRQALESELRQLRPYRILDLLSRDLAEQSARREGLVMLEAFILERGGLEGAPADAEASDEVAGAMDQGAFELFFQQIRRFLTVQEQVDLFGHLQEAGSIDAAFLGVMALAAAGFSQRKPERVQDARTKLEALVLDGFDTKPLLGCLDLLLGDVDRAERRFSTSADPALKAWMDDHPGDVLAALCDYCRTWLGRDVLPGYRDVDADAVDLETWFADRDVQAYVESLERKQARQATFTPPMADDLPPLGLDPDGTLPMSIPAPAMADESSESEADVSERSAAHPFSWPRIQQLSWPALPRLSVPEIPRPSRPVLIGSGVFAALVVVVAVGSLIGLRQEADPSAADGQSSAVKEKPLPQANATPPTATLKPEQTASGSAEPVALAPLKAPQPTAAQLQRLLQGWLDGKAAVLQGEGTAQSRLQAIARPGLISLVRQQRAADQAGGLKQAIEASITSVQLVSETPQRIELLAEVDYRDQTTNTAGRVVAKTEPSMIRVTYILGRDADGWRLQAYIPG from the coding sequence ATGGGCAAAACTCCAGACACTGTCTACAGTCTGCAGCCAACGGTGAGTTTGCTGGTGGACCTGCCCATCGACCATTTCCGGCTGTTGGGCGTCAGTCCCACCGCCGAAGCCGAAATGGTCCTCAGGACCCTTCAGCTGCGCCTGGATCGCACTCCAGACCAGGGCTTCACCCACGACGCTCTCACCCAGCGTGCTGAGCTTCTGAGGCTGTCAGCGGATCTCCTCAGCGATCCCGTGCGTCGAAGGGAGTACGAGGCGACGCTGCTGGAATTGGGGCGCGACCACCCCGGGGAAACGGCTGGTTTGGAACTCGCCTCCAACCGTGAGGTTGCCGGGTTGATGTTGCTCTGGGAGGCCCATGCTCCCCATGAAACCTTTCAGATGGCTCGCCAGGCTCTGCAACCGCCGCAGGCTCCGGCCCTGGGCAGCGGCCGCGAGTCGGATTTGTCGCTGCTGGCAGCGCTGGCCTGCCGGGATGCCGCCTTCCAAGACAGTGAGCAACGGCGCTATGAATCGGCAGCGAACCTGCTGCAGGAGGGATTGCAGCTGCTTCAACGCATGGGGAAGTTGCCGGATCAGCGGCAAGCGCTGGAAAGCGAACTCCGCCAGCTGAGGCCCTATCGAATCTTGGATCTGCTCAGCCGCGATCTTGCCGAGCAATCTGCGCGCCGTGAAGGTCTGGTGATGCTGGAAGCCTTCATCCTTGAGCGTGGAGGACTCGAGGGGGCTCCTGCGGATGCTGAAGCTTCCGACGAGGTGGCCGGTGCCATGGATCAGGGTGCCTTTGAACTGTTCTTTCAGCAGATCCGACGCTTCCTGACGGTTCAGGAGCAAGTTGATCTTTTCGGCCATCTGCAGGAAGCCGGCTCGATCGATGCGGCCTTCCTTGGGGTAATGGCGCTGGCGGCGGCTGGTTTTTCCCAACGCAAGCCTGAACGGGTTCAGGATGCCCGCACCAAGCTTGAGGCTTTGGTGCTCGATGGCTTCGATACGAAGCCTCTGCTGGGTTGCCTTGATCTGCTGCTCGGTGATGTGGATCGAGCCGAACGTCGCTTTTCCACCAGTGCTGACCCGGCGCTGAAAGCCTGGATGGACGACCATCCAGGCGATGTGTTGGCAGCTCTCTGTGATTACTGCCGCACCTGGCTCGGGCGTGATGTGCTGCCGGGTTACCGGGATGTGGATGCTGACGCTGTTGATCTTGAAACCTGGTTCGCTGATCGTGATGTGCAGGCTTATGTGGAGAGCCTGGAACGCAAGCAGGCGAGGCAGGCAACGTTCACCCCACCCATGGCTGACGATCTCCCGCCTTTGGGACTCGATCCTGATGGCACCTTGCCAATGTCGATTCCAGCTCCGGCGATGGCTGATGAGAGCAGCGAATCAGAGGCGGACGTCTCCGAACGTTCTGCTGCGCACCCATTCTCCTGGCCCCGCATTCAGCAACTGAGCTGGCCGGCGTTGCCCAGACTCTCTGTTCCTGAAATTCCGCGTCCAAGCCGTCCGGTGCTGATTGGCTCGGGTGTGTTCGCCGCGCTGGTGGTGGTGGTTGCTGTTGGCAGCCTGATTGGCTTGCGTCAAGAAGCCGATCCCAGTGCAGCCGATGGTCAGTCGTCTGCAGTCAAGGAGAAACCCCTGCCTCAGGCCAACGCCACACCTCCCACCGCCACGCTCAAGCCGGAGCAAACAGCTTCCGGCTCCGCCGAGCCAGTGGCTTTGGCCCCTTTGAAGGCCCCGCAGCCCACGGCAGCGCAACTGCAGCGTCTGCTTCAGGGCTGGTTGGATGGCAAAGCTGCTGTTCTGCAGGGTGAAGGCACGGCCCAGTCGCGCTTGCAGGCGATCGCCAGGCCTGGATTGATCAGCCTGGTCCGCCAGCAGCGGGCAGCCGATCAGGCCGGCGGTTTGAAGCAAGCGATCGAAGCTTCGATCACTTCGGTGCAGCTTGTGAGTGAAACGCCCCAGCGCATCGAATTGCTGGCTGAGGTCGACTACCGCGACCAGACCACCAACACAGCGGGGCGCGTCGTGGCGAAGACCGAACCTTCGATGATTCGTGTGACTTACATCCTTGGACGGGATGCCGATGGATGGCGCCTGCAGGCCTATATCCCTGGCTGA
- the ffh gene encoding signal recognition particle protein — translation MFDELSARFEDAVKGLRGQDKISDSNVEGALKDVRRALLEADVSLPVVKDFVADVREKAVGSDVVRGVSPDQKFIQVVHEQLVEVMGGGNAPLAQAEEAPTVVLMAGLQGAGKTTATAKLGLHLKDQGRRALMVGADVYRPAAIEQLKTLGGQIGVEVFSLGADAKPEAIAAAGLAKAKEEGFDTLLVDTAGRLQIDTEMMEEMVRIRTAVQPDEVLLVVDSMIGQEAAELTRAFHEQVGITGAVLTKLDGDSRGGAALSIRKVSGQPIKFIGTGEKVEALQPFHPERMASRILGMGDVLTLVEKAQKEVELADVEKMQKKLQEATFDFSDFVQQMRLIKRMGSLGGLMKMIPGMNKIDDGMLKQGEQQLKKIEAMIGSMTQQERENPDLLAGQPSRRRRIARGSGHQPADVDKVLADFQKMRGFMQQMTQGGGMPGMGGFPGMGGGMPGMGGFPGMGGGMPGMQGGMPSGRAGRGGGTPRRQRPVKKKKGFGQL, via the coding sequence ATGTTCGATGAGCTGTCAGCCCGCTTTGAAGATGCGGTCAAGGGGCTGAGAGGTCAGGACAAGATCTCCGACAGCAATGTCGAGGGGGCCCTCAAAGATGTGCGTCGCGCCTTGCTGGAGGCGGACGTGAGCCTTCCTGTTGTGAAGGACTTTGTGGCCGATGTGCGCGAAAAGGCCGTTGGCTCCGACGTGGTGCGTGGCGTCAGCCCGGATCAGAAGTTCATCCAGGTTGTGCACGAGCAGCTGGTTGAGGTGATGGGTGGCGGCAACGCCCCGCTGGCCCAGGCCGAGGAGGCTCCCACCGTTGTGTTGATGGCCGGTCTGCAGGGGGCTGGTAAAACCACAGCCACGGCCAAGCTCGGCCTGCATCTCAAGGATCAGGGGCGCCGGGCTCTGATGGTTGGCGCCGATGTGTACCGTCCGGCGGCCATTGAGCAGCTCAAGACCCTCGGTGGGCAGATCGGTGTGGAGGTCTTCAGTCTCGGCGCTGATGCCAAACCCGAAGCCATTGCGGCTGCTGGTTTGGCCAAGGCGAAGGAGGAGGGGTTCGACACCCTGCTGGTGGATACAGCGGGTCGCCTCCAGATCGACACCGAGATGATGGAGGAGATGGTGCGAATCCGCACCGCCGTCCAGCCCGATGAAGTGCTGCTGGTGGTGGATTCGATGATCGGTCAGGAAGCGGCCGAGCTCACCCGTGCCTTCCATGAGCAGGTCGGCATCACCGGAGCGGTGCTCACCAAGCTGGATGGCGACTCCCGTGGCGGTGCAGCGCTGTCGATCCGCAAGGTGAGCGGCCAGCCGATCAAGTTCATCGGAACGGGCGAGAAGGTGGAGGCTCTGCAGCCCTTCCACCCGGAGCGGATGGCCAGCCGCATCCTCGGTATGGGCGATGTGCTGACCCTGGTGGAGAAGGCTCAGAAGGAGGTGGAGCTGGCTGATGTCGAAAAGATGCAGAAAAAGCTGCAGGAAGCCACGTTCGACTTCTCTGATTTCGTGCAGCAAATGCGGCTGATCAAGCGCATGGGATCGCTGGGTGGCTTGATGAAGATGATCCCGGGGATGAACAAGATCGATGACGGCATGCTCAAGCAGGGCGAGCAGCAGTTGAAGAAGATCGAAGCGATGATTGGGTCCATGACGCAGCAGGAGCGGGAGAATCCCGACCTGCTGGCGGGGCAGCCCTCCCGGCGCCGCCGGATTGCCCGGGGAAGTGGTCACCAGCCCGCCGATGTGGACAAGGTGCTGGCGGATTTTCAGAAGATGCGTGGCTTCATGCAGCAGATGACCCAAGGCGGAGGCATGCCCGGCATGGGTGGCTTCCCTGGAATGGGTGGCGGCATGCCTGGAATGGGCGGATTCCCCGGAATGGGTGGCGGCATGCCCGGGATGCAAGGGGGAATGCCGTCGGGCCGGGCTGGGCGCGGGGGCGGGACCCCTCGCCGGCAGCGTCCGGTCAAGAAGAAAAAGGGCTTCGGGCAGCTTTGA
- a CDS encoding Bax inhibitor-1 family protein translates to MPASSNFQNAIREAQSSALVGPNVVNKALPYVGGGMALTAAGVVGGMATMASIGFQAFNGLSLVAIIPWFILFFVAQNAASKANNGTALPLMAAFSLLTGFTLTGLVVQAIAVAGVASIGIAALATGLTFVVASVVGRRMSDSVGQALTAVVGLGLMGLIIAMLGIFVAGFFIPGIYAATNLAIAGLGTVLFVGMAFVDFYTMPRTYRDDQYLAGALGMYLTYINLFIFILRLVIALQGGGRRD, encoded by the coding sequence ATGCCAGCCAGCAGCAATTTTCAAAACGCCATTCGCGAGGCACAATCCAGTGCTCTCGTCGGCCCCAATGTCGTGAACAAGGCCCTCCCGTATGTTGGAGGCGGCATGGCCCTGACGGCAGCGGGCGTTGTGGGCGGTATGGCCACGATGGCTTCCATCGGCTTTCAGGCTTTTAACGGGCTGTCGCTTGTCGCGATCATCCCCTGGTTCATTCTGTTTTTCGTGGCCCAGAATGCGGCCAGCAAAGCGAACAACGGCACTGCGTTGCCCCTGATGGCCGCGTTCAGCCTTCTCACGGGCTTCACGCTCACGGGGCTTGTGGTCCAGGCGATTGCCGTTGCAGGGGTGGCCTCAATCGGCATTGCCGCGCTGGCGACAGGGCTCACATTCGTGGTTGCCTCGGTGGTGGGCCGGCGCATGAGCGACAGTGTCGGTCAGGCGCTCACGGCTGTGGTGGGCCTTGGTCTGATGGGGCTGATCATCGCCATGCTCGGCATCTTTGTGGCCGGTTTCTTCATTCCCGGCATCTATGCCGCCACCAACCTGGCCATTGCAGGGCTTGGCACGGTGCTGTTCGTGGGCATGGCGTTTGTTGACTTTTACACCATGCCCCGCACCTACCGGGATGATCAGTATCTGGCCGGTGCTCTGGGGATGTACCTCACCTATATCAATCTGTTCATCTTCATTCTCCGCCTGGTAATCGCGCTCCAGGGCGGTGGCCGCCGCGACTGA
- the rpsP gene encoding 30S ribosomal protein S16 — protein sequence MIKLRLKRFGKKREASFRLVACNSTSRRDGRPLQELGYYNPRTKETRLDAEALRERLGQGAQPTDAVRTLLEKGGLIEKTVRPAEVVGKLKQAAKREADAKQAAKEAAEAKAAAEAEAKAAEEAKAAAEAESGDEAAEEAPAEA from the coding sequence ATGATCAAGCTCCGCCTGAAGCGGTTCGGTAAGAAGCGGGAAGCGAGCTTCCGCCTTGTGGCGTGCAACAGCACTTCTCGCCGCGACGGACGCCCCCTGCAGGAGCTCGGGTACTACAACCCCCGCACCAAAGAGACCCGCCTGGACGCCGAAGCGCTGCGTGAGCGTCTTGGACAGGGTGCCCAGCCCACCGATGCGGTGCGCACCCTTCTCGAGAAGGGTGGCTTGATCGAAAAAACCGTGCGTCCAGCTGAAGTCGTCGGCAAGCTCAAGCAGGCGGCGAAGCGTGAAGCGGATGCCAAGCAGGCGGCCAAGGAGGCTGCTGAAGCCAAAGCTGCTGCGGAAGCTGAGGCCAAGGCTGCTGAAGAGGCCAAGGCTGCTGCTGAGGCCGAATCTGGTGACGAGGCTGCTGAAGAAGCACCTGCCGAAGCCTGA
- the pdhA gene encoding pyruvate dehydrogenase (acetyl-transferring) E1 component subunit alpha: protein MSQDIAVGTESRTQSQGGLVGAHAERLSSLVTAQRASVDRTTGLVLYRDMTLGRRFEDKCAEMYYRGKMFGFVHLYNGQEAVSTGVIGAMKRQHDWFCSTYRDHVHALSAGVPAREVMSELFGKETGCSKGRGGSMHLFSKEHHLLGGFAFIGEGIPVALGAAFTSRYKRDALGDSSSNAVTAAFFGDGTCNNGQFFECLNMAQLWKLPILFVVENNKWAIGMAHDRATSDPEIWRKAGAFGMAGEEVDGMDVLAVRAAAQRAVERARAGEGPTVLECLTYRFRGHSLADPDELRAEEEKQFWAKRDPLKALERDLLAANLVSAEELRAIEKEIDAEVQDCVDFALSAPEPDGSELTRYIWADD, encoded by the coding sequence ATGAGCCAGGACATCGCAGTGGGCACCGAATCACGCACCCAATCCCAGGGCGGTCTTGTGGGGGCCCATGCAGAGCGTTTATCCAGTCTGGTCACCGCACAAAGAGCCTCGGTGGATCGCACGACGGGTCTGGTGCTTTACCGGGACATGACGCTCGGACGACGCTTTGAAGACAAGTGCGCGGAGATGTATTACCGCGGCAAGATGTTTGGATTCGTGCATTTGTACAACGGCCAGGAGGCTGTGAGCACGGGTGTCATCGGCGCCATGAAGCGCCAGCACGACTGGTTCTGCAGCACCTACCGCGACCACGTACACGCCCTGAGCGCCGGTGTTCCAGCCCGTGAGGTCATGAGCGAGCTGTTTGGCAAGGAAACAGGTTGCAGCAAGGGTCGCGGTGGCTCGATGCACCTGTTCTCGAAGGAACACCATCTTTTGGGAGGTTTCGCCTTCATCGGAGAGGGGATTCCCGTTGCGCTGGGAGCCGCCTTCACCAGCCGCTACAAGCGCGATGCCCTTGGTGATTCCAGCAGCAATGCCGTCACAGCGGCTTTCTTCGGCGATGGAACTTGCAACAACGGCCAGTTCTTTGAGTGCCTCAACATGGCGCAACTCTGGAAGCTGCCCATCCTTTTCGTAGTTGAGAACAACAAGTGGGCCATCGGCATGGCCCACGATCGCGCCACGAGCGATCCCGAAATCTGGCGCAAGGCCGGTGCCTTCGGCATGGCTGGTGAAGAAGTGGATGGCATGGATGTGCTGGCTGTCCGCGCCGCAGCCCAGAGGGCAGTGGAACGGGCCAGGGCCGGGGAAGGCCCGACCGTCCTGGAATGCCTCACCTATCGATTCAGGGGCCACTCTCTTGCCGACCCAGACGAATTGAGGGCTGAAGAGGAAAAGCAGTTCTGGGCTAAACGTGACCCCCTCAAAGCCCTGGAGCGGGATCTGTTGGCCGCCAATCTGGTCTCTGCTGAGGAGCTTCGGGCGATCGAAAAAGAAATCGATGCCGAGGTCCAGGACTGCGTGGACTTCGCGCTCAGTGCTCCAGAACCCGATGGGTCCGAACTGACCCGTTACATCTGGGCTGACGACTGA
- a CDS encoding PhoH family protein: MSEAASDGCFVFDLPHTEAALALAGGPSGQTLRQLEALTGASLVIRGLQLVIQGRPSQLERTAATVELLRKFWQEGEPISQVDLQSALQALDTGRDREHDAMGQQVLAKNQRGALLRPRTLRQKTYVEAMERNDLTFALGPAGTGKTFLATVLAVRMLTERKVERLVLTRPAVEAGERLGFLPGDLQQKVDPYLRPLYDALHMLLGPEKTAAMLEKGVIEVAPLAYMRGRTLAESFVILDEAQNTTPAQMRMVLTRLGERSRMVVTGDITQVDLPPGHLSGLVEASEVLDGVEGVAVCRLTSADVVRHPLVQRVVEAYARRDKTHPHREGAPARRSMGRSAPR, encoded by the coding sequence ATGTCCGAGGCTGCCTCAGACGGTTGCTTCGTCTTTGATTTACCCCACACAGAAGCCGCTCTTGCACTTGCGGGAGGCCCCTCTGGTCAGACCCTCCGTCAATTGGAGGCTCTGACAGGAGCATCCCTCGTGATCCGGGGATTGCAGCTGGTGATCCAAGGCCGTCCAAGCCAGTTGGAGCGCACAGCTGCAACGGTGGAGTTGCTGCGCAAATTTTGGCAGGAGGGCGAGCCGATCTCCCAGGTGGATCTGCAATCTGCTTTGCAGGCCCTCGACACCGGGCGCGATCGCGAGCACGACGCCATGGGTCAGCAAGTGCTGGCCAAAAATCAACGGGGTGCTCTCTTGCGTCCGCGCACGTTGCGTCAGAAGACCTACGTGGAAGCGATGGAGCGCAACGATCTCACGTTTGCTCTCGGGCCAGCGGGCACGGGCAAGACGTTTCTGGCCACGGTTCTGGCCGTGCGCATGCTCACGGAGCGCAAAGTGGAGCGATTGGTGCTGACCAGGCCCGCGGTGGAAGCCGGAGAGCGACTGGGGTTTCTGCCCGGCGACCTTCAGCAGAAGGTGGATCCCTATCTGAGGCCTCTGTACGACGCGTTGCACATGCTTTTGGGGCCCGAAAAAACGGCCGCAATGCTGGAAAAAGGGGTGATTGAAGTGGCCCCGCTGGCTTACATGCGCGGCCGCACGCTGGCGGAATCCTTCGTGATTCTCGATGAGGCACAGAACACCACGCCGGCTCAGATGCGCATGGTGTTGACCCGTTTGGGGGAACGATCGCGCATGGTGGTCACCGGTGACATCACCCAGGTGGACCTGCCGCCAGGTCACCTGAGTGGCTTGGTGGAAGCCTCCGAGGTGCTCGATGGGGTGGAAGGTGTGGCCGTCTGCCGCCTTACATCCGCCGATGTGGTGCGCCACCCCCTTGTGCAGCGGGTGGTGGAGGCCTATGCCCGTCGTGACAAAACCCATCCCCACCGGGAGGGTGCTCCCGCGCGACGCTCGATGGGGAGATCCGCACCGAGGTAA